From Musa acuminata AAA Group cultivar baxijiao chromosome BXJ3-8, Cavendish_Baxijiao_AAA, whole genome shotgun sequence, one genomic window encodes:
- the LOC135645794 gene encoding uncharacterized protein LOC135645794, with product MVLLVSFVGMKLLSLRGGRSSSASSPRQSAASPPRSSTDPLPGSAGAPLEIPEGRPSKKARTTGPGKTKAGTTPSTIVGAKRATRDEGPSRFNGPSQGAAGKRADLPTVDDLCGLRAGADEPLWAAVMGELPTGEASDPLVARWKGLSRGDKVWAGGDPSAAFLRGVLHPDLARDLYTLPSETMLNKAGRFLTLGLHYSTALMDRVRDAGQIIWDFSERNSELCRQLEEIRAGSGPEAVAAAEKRATDSEEEAARLRAELERSGDSVKELQEFLRLDRAELRQSKSEALGLLKRAEKAEAEARAASEALAEEVRLRPSKDKEAIEAYKKSENFELGLTRMGRVSYEYGYRIALGRFDSCPPGSEVERDPFASHPVDLEVDMPEDVPFDDRPKTPGEQ from the exons ATGGTTTTGCTTGTCTCCTTCGTAGGAATGAAGCTCCTGTCCCTCCGTGGTGGTCGCTCTTCGTCGGCTTCTTCCCCGCGCCAGTCCGCTGCTTCCCCCCCGCGTTCCTCAACCGACCCGCTGCCCGGTTCGGCGGGTGCCCCATTGGAGATCCCCGAGGGACGTCCGTCAAAGAAGGCGAGGACGACGGGTCCTGGGAAAACCAAGGCGGGGACCACTCCTTCGACAATCGTGGGCGCCAAGCGGGCCACTCGGGACGAGGGACCTTCCCGATTTAATGGGCCCAGCCAGGGGGCGGCCGGGAAGAGGGCGGACCTGCCCACGGTGGATGATCTGTGCGGGTTACGCGCGGGGGCCGACGAGCCCTTATGGGCAGcggtgatgggcgagcttccgacaggggaggcttccgacccgctggttgcccgatggaaggggctgtcccgaggggacaaggtatgggccgggggagatccctcggccgcctttcttcgaggcgtgctccaccccgacctggctcgggacctGTATACCCTGCCCTCGGAGACCATGCTCAACAAGGCGGGGAGGTTTCTGACATTG GGCCTCCATTATTcgacggcgctgatggaccgagtGCGCGACGCTGGCCAGATAATCTGGGACTTCAGCGAGCGCAACTCCGAGTTGTGTCGTCAGCTAGAGGAGATCCGGGCTGGGTCAGGCCCCGAGGCGGTAGCGGCTGCGGAAAAACGCGCGACCGATTCCGAGGAAGAGGCGGCGCGCCTACGAGCAGAGCTCGAGCGGTCGGGCGATTCGGTCAAGGAGCTCCAGGAGTTCCTtcgtttggatcgggccgagctccgccagtcgaagtcagaggcgcttggtctcctcaagagggcggagaaggccgAGGCTGAAGCCCGCGCTGCTTCCGAGGCGTTGGCTGAGGAGGTTCGCCTCCGCCCGTCAAAGGACAAGGAGGCGATCGAAGCCTACAAGAagtccgagaactttgagctcggactgacccgaatggggcgagtatcctacgagtatgGATACAGAATCGCCCTGGGTCGCTTCGACTCGTGCCCTCCCggctccgaggtggaaagggaCCCGTTCGCCTCTCACCCCGTGGACCTGGAGGTGGATATGCCGGAAGACGTGCCGTTCGACGACCGCCCGAAGACTCCGGGGGAGCAGTGA
- the LOC135644837 gene encoding protein RETICULATA-RELATED 1, chloroplastic-like, which translates to MAFSSSFAPSGAFYYDPSSLPASLGTPRIGSVEVRALAFRSNPNPALASSPKEAVFLAAFLARGDGGFAQTRKWSCFAGLDGDNGAGDDGGSGDRAGGGDGGDEGDGEDGSDEAEFGPVMKFEEVIRETEARGASLPPDLLEAGKSIGIRRVLLSRYLDLQGSWWPIGVAIRHCSLLRNRMLADPSFLFKVATEIVIDSCCATFAEVQKRGKDFWTEFELYAADLLVGIVVDIALVGLLAPYVRIGRPSVSASTGFWGSLKRGFEALPSSVFEAERPGCKFTIRQRIGTYFYKGVLYGSVGFVCGIVGQGIANLIMTAKRSVRKSDEDIPVPPLVKSAVLWGVFLAVSSNTRYQIINGLECVVEASPFAKRIPPVAMAFTVGVRFANNIYGGMQFVDWARWSGVQ; encoded by the exons ATggcgttctcctcctccttcgcccCCTCGGGAGCCTTCTACTACGACCCCTCCTCCCTTCCCGCATCTCTCGGCACCCCCCGCATCGGCTCCGTCGAGGTCAGGGCTTTAGCGTTCCGATCCAACCCCAACCCCGCTCTCGCTTCTTCCCCGAAAGAAGCCGTCTTTTTGGCCGCTTTTTTAGCTCGAGGCGATGGGGGTTTCGCCCAGACGAGGAAATGGAGTTGCTTTGCGGGCCTTGATGGTGATAATGGTGCCGGCGATGACGGAGGATCCGGCGATCGAGCTGGCGGCGGAGATGGCGGAGACGAAGGCGACGGTGAGGACGGTAGCGACGAGGCCGAGTTCGGCCCGGTGATGAAGTTCGAGGAGGTGATTCGGGAGACGGAGGCGCGTGGCGCGAGCCTGCCACCTGATCTGTTGGAGGCGGGCAAGAGCATTGGGATTCGCAGGGTTCTTCTCTCGAGATATTTGGATTTGCAG GGGTCATGGTGGCCGATTGGTGTTGCCATCAGGCATTGCTCGTTGCTTCGGAATCGGATGCTTGCCGACCCATCGTTCCTTTTTAAAGTGGCAACGGAG ATAGTTATTGATTCTTGTTGTGCGACGTTCGCGGAGGTTCAAAAGAGGGGAAAGGATTTTTGGACGGAGTTTGAATTGTACGCTGCAGATCTTCTGGTCGGGATAGTTGTCGACATTGCTCTAGTGGGTTTATTGGCTCCCTATGTAAGAATTGGACGGCCATCTGTGTCAGCTTCTACTGGGTTTTGGGGAAGCCTCAAGCGTGGTTTTGAAGCTTTGCCTAGTAG TGTTTTTGAAGCTGAAAGACCAGGCTGCAAATTTACTATTCGGCAACGGATTGGGACATACTTTTACAAG GGAGTTCTATATGGATCAGTTGGATTTGTTTGTGGTATTGTAGGCCAAGGCATTGCCAACCTAATAATGACTGCTAAGCG GAGTGTAAGGAAATCTGATGAAGATATACCTGTTCCACCACTTGTTAAAAGTGCTGTTCTTTGGG GTGTCTTTCTAGCAGTATCTTCTAATACTCGCTATCAGATTATTAATGGCCTAGAGTGTGTGGTTGAGGCATCACCATTTGCCAAACGCATCCCACCTGTTGCTATGGCTTTCACAGTTGGAGTTCGTTTTGCCAACAACATCTATGGGGGTATGCAGTTTGTGGATTGGGCTCGATGGAGTGGCGTTCAATGA